A DNA window from Bacteroidales bacterium contains the following coding sequences:
- a CDS encoding LUD domain-containing protein: MKQFEHIELREKVLKRIRNALINQTDINAEQLNIEINAFKKLEDPLAFEFAKNFTSNGGFFYYADNKEELKMAINSLLQEKDFMSVYCGNEIISDLINTRIITVLNDINDISFSNTVITECDFLCARSGSILLSSFLSSGRRGIATNNALIVVAEINQIVSDVQEALQAELDKYSAEFPSLISFVSGPSCTTDIEQEKIVGALGSKEIYLFLHE; this comes from the coding sequence ATGAAGCAATTCGAACATATAGAACTTCGAGAAAAAGTGCTTAAGCGTATAAGAAATGCTCTCATTAACCAAACAGATATTAATGCAGAGCAATTGAATATTGAAATAAATGCGTTTAAAAAACTTGAAGATCCATTAGCTTTTGAATTTGCAAAGAATTTCACATCAAATGGCGGTTTTTTTTACTACGCCGACAATAAAGAAGAACTTAAAATGGCGATAAATTCTTTGTTACAGGAAAAAGATTTCATGAGTGTGTATTGCGGCAACGAAATTATATCCGACCTAATTAACACAAGAATTATTACCGTTTTAAATGACATTAACGACATAAGTTTTTCAAATACTGTTATCACCGAATGTGATTTTTTATGTGCTAGAAGTGGAAGTATTTTGTTAAGCAGTTTTTTGAGTTCAGGCAGAAGAGGTATTGCTACTAATAATGCGTTAATAGTTGTAGCAGAAATTAATCAAATTGTTTCAGATGTGCAAGAGGCTTTACAAGCTGAATTAGACAAATATTCGGCAGAATTCCCTAGTCTTATTTCATTTGTTTCAGGACCAAGTTGCACTACAGACATTGAGCAAGAAAAAATAGTTGGAGCTTTGGGTTCCAAAGAAATATATCTATTTTTACACGAATAA
- the rsfS gene encoding ribosome silencing factor, translated as MVEKFEDKILSKLAKTLKEKKAQQIVILDMRKNGQNVCDFFIICHGQSGVQTQGIASNTIRELKQDIGLKPFQVEGLRNAEWILIDYGYIVAHIFREDIRDFYRLEDLWADAETKTV; from the coding sequence ATGGTAGAAAAATTTGAAGATAAAATTCTAAGTAAACTAGCAAAAACTTTAAAAGAAAAGAAGGCACAGCAAATTGTCATACTTGACATGCGTAAAAACGGACAAAATGTCTGTGATTTTTTTATAATTTGTCATGGACAATCAGGCGTTCAAACTCAAGGTATAGCATCAAACACTATTAGAGAATTGAAGCAGGATATTGGTTTAAAGCCTTTTCAAGTGGAAGGATTGAGAAATGCAGAATGGATATTGATTGACTATGGATATATTGTGGCACACATTTTTAGGGAAGATATTCGCGATTTTTATCGTTTAGAAGATTTGTGGGCTGATGCAGAAACTAAAACAGTTTAA
- the hflB gene encoding ATP-dependent zinc metalloprotease FtsH: MKNNPLKNNPSGKGKQPPNKKVNFYWIYALMAILFFGMYFYGGESSEPKEIFWQRFENDMLAKHHVEKIVVVNKEFAEIHIKKDVLKSDSTYKDAVKNKDNNGPHYILKFLSPESFQTQLNNAEDRIFARDTVGKTPAQISELERYKHVNVTPEERTNWGSTIFTNWILPILIILFIWFLFMRMMSRGSGGGQIFNVGKSKAQLFDKDTQVSINFKDVAGLEEAKVEVMEVVDFLKSPKKYTSLGGKIPKGVLLVGPPGTGKTLLAKAVAGEAKVPFFSISGSDFVEMFVGVGASRVRDLFKQAKEKAPCIVFIDEIDAIGRARGRANITGANDERENTLNQLLTEMDGFSTNAGVIVLAATNRADILDKALLRAGRFDRIIYVELPDLVEREDIFKVHLRPLKLAESVHTSFLAKQTPGFSGADIANVCNEAALIAARKGKKAIEKQDFLDAIDRIVGGLEKRNKIISIDEKRTIAFHEAGHASVSWMLEHAHPLVKVTIVPRGKALGAAWYLPEERSLNTRDQIFDEITAALGGRAAEEVIINEISTGALNDLEKVTKQAYASVAYFGLSEKIGNISYFDSSGQQDFYFTKPYSEKTSEIIDAEVKYIVDQAYQRAKEIIINNLDKVTQLAELLLEKEVIFREDVENIFGPRQWEDSHTDKKTENKTENADTNDKTEEEEVKTDNNQPE; this comes from the coding sequence ATGAAAAATAATCCTTTAAAAAATAATCCCTCAGGAAAAGGAAAACAACCACCCAATAAAAAAGTTAATTTCTATTGGATTTATGCTTTAATGGCAATTTTGTTTTTCGGAATGTATTTCTACGGCGGAGAATCAAGCGAACCAAAAGAAATATTTTGGCAACGTTTTGAAAATGACATGCTTGCAAAGCACCATGTCGAAAAAATTGTTGTTGTAAACAAAGAATTTGCTGAAATACATATAAAAAAGGATGTTCTTAAATCAGATAGCACTTATAAAGATGCTGTTAAAAATAAAGATAATAATGGTCCTCATTATATTTTAAAATTTTTGTCTCCAGAAAGCTTTCAAACTCAATTGAATAACGCAGAAGACCGAATTTTTGCAAGAGATACTGTGGGCAAAACTCCAGCTCAAATAAGTGAACTTGAACGCTATAAACATGTTAATGTAACTCCAGAAGAAAGAACTAATTGGGGAAGCACCATATTTACAAATTGGATTCTACCTATACTAATCATCCTCTTTATTTGGTTTTTATTTATGAGAATGATGAGCAGAGGCAGCGGAGGCGGTCAAATTTTTAATGTTGGTAAATCAAAAGCTCAATTATTTGATAAAGACACGCAAGTATCTATTAATTTTAAAGATGTAGCCGGACTTGAGGAAGCTAAAGTTGAAGTTATGGAAGTTGTGGATTTCCTTAAAAGTCCAAAAAAATACACTAGTCTAGGTGGAAAAATTCCTAAAGGTGTTTTACTTGTTGGTCCTCCAGGAACAGGAAAAACTCTTTTAGCTAAAGCCGTAGCTGGAGAAGCAAAGGTTCCGTTCTTTTCAATTAGCGGCTCTGACTTTGTGGAAATGTTTGTAGGCGTAGGAGCTTCCAGAGTTAGAGACCTATTTAAGCAAGCAAAAGAAAAAGCCCCGTGTATTGTTTTTATAGATGAGATTGATGCTATTGGGCGTGCTCGCGGACGTGCAAATATTACAGGAGCAAATGACGAAAGAGAAAACACTCTAAATCAGCTACTTACAGAGATGGACGGTTTTTCTACAAATGCAGGCGTAATTGTTTTAGCTGCTACCAACAGAGCTGACATTTTAGACAAAGCTCTTTTACGTGCTGGTCGCTTCGATAGAATAATATATGTAGAACTGCCTGACCTAGTTGAAAGAGAAGATATTTTCAAAGTTCATTTAAGACCTTTAAAACTTGCTGAAAGTGTACATACTTCGTTTTTGGCAAAGCAAACTCCAGGCTTTAGTGGTGCCGATATTGCAAATGTTTGTAATGAAGCTGCACTTATTGCTGCAAGAAAAGGTAAAAAAGCTATTGAAAAGCAAGATTTTCTTGATGCAATCGACAGAATAGTCGGAGGTCTTGAAAAACGAAACAAAATAATTTCCATTGACGAAAAAAGAACTATTGCCTTCCATGAAGCTGGGCATGCATCTGTAAGTTGGATGCTTGAACATGCTCACCCTCTTGTAAAAGTAACTATCGTTCCTCGCGGAAAAGCTCTGGGAGCTGCATGGTATTTGCCTGAAGAAAGGTCTTTAAACACTCGCGATCAAATTTTCGATGAAATAACCGCAGCTTTAGGTGGTAGAGCTGCTGAAGAAGTAATTATTAATGAAATTTCCACAGGAGCACTTAACGATCTTGAAAAAGTTACAAAGCAAGCATACGCTTCTGTAGCTTATTTCGGGTTAAGCGAAAAAATAGGAAATATAAGCTATTTTGACTCCTCAGGACAGCAAGATTTTTATTTTACAAAACCATATTCCGAAAAAACTTCTGAAATCATTGATGCAGAAGTAAAATATATTGTTGATCAAGCTTACCAACGAGCAAAAGAGATAATAATAAATAATCTTGATAAAGTAACTCAATTAGCTGAATTATTACTCGAAAAAGAAGTTATATTCAGAGAAGACGTTGAAAACATCTTTGGTCCTCGCCAATGGGAGGATAGTCATACTGATAAAAAAACTGAAAATAAAACTGAAAACGCAGATACTAACGATAAAACTGAAGAAGAGGAAGTAAAAACAGACAACAATCAGCCTGAATGA
- a CDS encoding phosphatidylserine decarboxylase family protein, giving the protein MRIHPAGKNIVSTATLILGTIALISIMVIPYKLFWLTFLVLFCLLIIGIWIVSFFRYPQRSIENPKDNHLYSAADGEVVVIEKIKSNLFPENEAYQISVFMSIYSVHINYVPINGTISSVTHRKGLHLMAIKPKASLENEQCETIINTKNQKKVIVRQIAGAAARRVLTFVKPEQEVIAGNELGFIRFGSRVDIIFPVNSEINVKIGDKVKGCKTILATIN; this is encoded by the coding sequence ATGCGTATTCATCCTGCGGGCAAAAATATTGTATCTACGGCAACTTTAATTTTAGGAACTATTGCGCTAATTAGCATTATGGTTATTCCTTACAAATTATTTTGGCTTACTTTTTTAGTTCTTTTTTGCTTATTAATTATAGGTATTTGGATTGTATCTTTTTTCAGATACCCGCAAAGAAGCATAGAAAACCCAAAAGACAATCACTTGTATTCCGCTGCTGACGGAGAAGTTGTAGTGATTGAAAAAATAAAAAGCAATCTTTTCCCTGAAAATGAAGCATATCAAATTTCTGTTTTCATGAGTATTTACTCAGTACACATAAATTATGTACCAATAAACGGAACAATAAGCTCTGTAACACATCGCAAAGGGCTGCATCTAATGGCTATCAAGCCTAAAGCTTCTTTAGAAAACGAGCAATGCGAAACGATTATAAACACAAAAAATCAAAAAAAAGTAATAGTTAGGCAAATAGCTGGAGCCGCAGCACGCAGAGTGCTTACTTTCGTAAAACCAGAGCAAGAAGTAATTGCAGGAAACGAACTTGGTTTTATCCGCTTTGGTAGCCGAGTTGATATAATTTTCCCTGTAAATAGCGAAATAAATGTTAAAATTGGCGATAAAGTTAAAGGCTGCAAAACAATTTTAGCGACAATAAATTAA
- a CDS encoding orotate phosphoribosyltransferase, whose amino-acid sequence MIYKQEIAFETANLLLQINAIKLNPTSPFTWASGWKSPIYCDNRKILSYVDVRTKILNHFVDLIKSEYADVEVIAGVATAGIPMGMLIAHELKKPFIYIRSSAKDHGLQNKIEGVLNEGQKVVVIEDLVSTGGSSLKAVEAIRSENAEVLGMAAIFSYAFPQAEENFKKLNCKLITLCDYPNLLQMALNKEYVSINHIELLNSWREQPETWGK is encoded by the coding sequence ATGATTTACAAGCAAGAAATAGCATTTGAAACTGCAAATTTGCTTTTGCAAATAAACGCAATAAAATTGAATCCAACAAGTCCTTTTACATGGGCAAGTGGTTGGAAATCTCCAATCTACTGCGACAACAGAAAAATTTTATCCTATGTTGATGTCAGAACTAAAATATTAAATCATTTTGTAGATTTGATTAAAAGCGAATATGCTGATGTAGAAGTAATTGCAGGCGTTGCTACTGCTGGTATTCCAATGGGAATGCTTATTGCACATGAGTTGAAAAAACCTTTTATATACATACGCTCATCAGCTAAAGACCACGGCTTGCAAAACAAAATAGAAGGCGTTTTAAATGAAGGGCAAAAAGTTGTGGTTATTGAAGATTTAGTTTCTACAGGCGGTTCAAGCTTAAAAGCTGTTGAAGCAATTAGAAGCGAAAATGCCGAAGTATTAGGCATGGCAGCCATTTTCAGCTATGCTTTTCCACAAGCTGAAGAAAATTTCAAAAAATTAAATTGCAAGTTAATTACTCTTTGCGACTATCCTAACTTATTGCAAATGGCTTTAAACAAAGAGTACGTAAGCATAAATCATATAGAATTGTTAAACAGTTGGCGTGAACAGCCCGAAACATGGGGAAAATAA
- a CDS encoding NUDIX domain-containing protein, translating into MEKIFTRDKVIQFVSNNANLKKDETTFFDVELSKIETILSKIESSPNKEFKFVSKNPKKQYEKFFNHFRLIEAAGGVVLNDNKEVLFIFRKGRWDLPKGKIDAGETHKDAAIREVMEETGLKNISIGEKISSTLHLYQIEDEWVIKKSYWYWMKSNDRELIPQAEEEITEAKWIPFSQLEEMQKLVYFSLSGLVGKINDCLLQGVRSTD; encoded by the coding sequence ATGGAGAAAATTTTTACTCGCGACAAAGTTATACAATTCGTTTCAAATAACGCTAATTTAAAAAAAGACGAAACAACTTTTTTTGATGTTGAACTTTCAAAAATTGAAACTATTCTTTCAAAAATCGAAAGTAGTCCAAATAAAGAATTCAAATTTGTTTCAAAAAATCCTAAAAAGCAATATGAAAAATTTTTCAATCATTTTAGATTGATAGAAGCGGCTGGGGGAGTGGTTTTAAACGATAATAAAGAAGTTCTTTTTATTTTTAGAAAAGGCAGATGGGATTTGCCGAAAGGGAAAATTGATGCAGGCGAAACACACAAAGATGCTGCTATTCGCGAAGTAATGGAAGAGACAGGATTGAAAAACATAAGCATTGGCGAAAAAATTTCATCAACACTTCATTTATATCAAATTGAAGATGAATGGGTAATAAAGAAATCTTATTGGTATTGGATGAAATCTAATGATAGAGAGCTTATTCCACAAGCTGAAGAAGAAATTACAGAAGCAAAATGGATACCTTTTTCGCAATTGGAAGAAATGCAGAAATTGGTTTATTTTTCACTTAGTGGCTTAGTAGGTAAGATAAATGATTGTTTATTGCAAGGAGTGAGGTCAACTGATTAA
- the coaD gene encoding pantetheine-phosphate adenylyltransferase, whose product MKKTAVFPGSFDPITVGHESIISRASDIFDNIIVAIGVNADKKCLFPLEKRMEWVKKTVSKYKNITVDTYSELTVDYCKKQNAQYIIRGLRTSADFEFERCIAQTNKMLLSDIENIFFLSQPEHSSVSSSVVREILQYKGNIEKFVPKGLSKEMEEFLQ is encoded by the coding sequence ATGAAAAAAACAGCCGTTTTCCCGGGCTCTTTCGACCCAATTACCGTTGGTCATGAAAGTATTATAAGTAGAGCTAGCGACATTTTTGACAACATCATTGTCGCTATTGGTGTTAATGCTGATAAAAAATGTCTTTTTCCATTAGAAAAGAGGATGGAATGGGTAAAAAAAACCGTATCAAAATATAAAAATATTACAGTTGATACATACAGCGAACTTACGGTTGATTATTGCAAAAAACAAAATGCTCAATATATTATAAGAGGATTGCGTACAAGTGCCGATTTTGAATTTGAGCGCTGCATTGCTCAAACAAATAAAATGCTTTTAAGTGATATTGAAAATATTTTCTTTCTTTCCCAACCAGAGCATTCTTCAGTGAGTTCATCTGTAGTTAGAGAAATTTTACAATACAAAGGAAATATTGAAAAATTTGTTCCAAAAGGTTTATCAAAAGAAATGGAGGAGTTTTTGCAATAA
- a CDS encoding biotin--[acetyl-CoA-carboxylase] ligase, translated as MEIFYHKKKIVESTNSWAISEVNNIDENEIHVFSADFQIYGRGQGNHTWSSEDGQNILMSFLVKNLNVKIQNQFLLSRIIALAAYNYISEELLNDKVEIKWPNDILVNNKKIAGILIENLVMGDVIKATVSGIGININQGKFASDLNLATSMIINDNKQRNIEIEIKKMAENYKECLELYFKNGDDYIYKAYNDKLWGLNATKKFMLDGNIVECTILGTEKDGQISLLMPDKNKKSFFHHEIATCY; from the coding sequence ATGGAGATTTTTTATCATAAAAAGAAAATTGTAGAATCCACTAATTCGTGGGCTATTAGCGAAGTTAATAATATAGATGAAAATGAAATACATGTTTTTAGTGCGGATTTTCAAATCTATGGTCGTGGGCAAGGCAATCATACTTGGAGTTCTGAAGATGGACAAAATATATTGATGAGTTTTCTTGTAAAAAATTTGAATGTAAAAATTCAAAATCAGTTTTTGCTAAGTCGGATTATTGCTTTAGCTGCATATAACTATATTTCAGAAGAATTGCTTAATGATAAAGTTGAAATAAAATGGCCCAATGATATTTTGGTTAATAATAAAAAAATTGCTGGGATTTTAATTGAAAATCTAGTGATGGGAGATGTGATAAAAGCTACGGTTTCTGGTATTGGGATAAATATTAATCAAGGAAAATTCGCTTCTGATTTGAATTTAGCTACTTCGATGATAATAAATGATAATAAGCAAAGGAATATTGAGATTGAAATAAAGAAAATGGCTGAAAATTATAAAGAATGCTTGGAGTTATATTTTAAAAACGGCGATGATTACATATATAAAGCATACAATGATAAGTTATGGGGGCTAAATGCAACTAAAAAATTTATGTTAGATGGAAATATTGTGGAATGCACTATATTAGGAACTGAAAAAGATGGTCAGATAAGCCTTTTGATGCCAGATAAGAATAAAAAAAGTTTTTTTCATCACGAAATAGCGACTTGTTATTAA
- a CDS encoding phosphatidate cytidylyltransferase, with amino-acid sequence MRNLLIRSASAIIYGALLIIGCVFYTPVLYATLGLFAVFGIIELKNLSNIKISKNALTIWIALCLIDILSFILLIEANLLDINSLLLLISAICLQIFVISFFSNLVTNKILQFLSTSAIYIVFPLILMIFLQTNKTANNFSYLLILLILIWINDTFAYIIGSLVGKHKFCEKISPKKTWEGLLGGFIITLVAAIIINLYYFKFENTIVLTSVLIVCVSATLGDLFESKIKREAEVKDSGKLIPGHGGILDRIDSLLIAAPTFSFFILILKYF; translated from the coding sequence ATGAGAAATCTCCTTATTAGATCTGCTTCTGCAATTATATATGGTGCCTTACTCATCATTGGATGCGTGTTTTATACTCCTGTTTTATACGCAACATTAGGCTTATTCGCTGTTTTTGGCATTATTGAATTGAAAAATCTTTCAAATATAAAAATCAGCAAAAACGCATTAACCATTTGGATTGCATTATGCCTTATTGATATTCTAAGCTTTATACTTTTAATTGAAGCTAATTTACTTGATATAAACTCGCTTTTATTACTAATTTCAGCAATATGTTTGCAAATTTTCGTAATATCTTTTTTTTCAAATTTAGTCACAAATAAAATTTTGCAATTTCTTTCTACATCAGCAATTTATATAGTTTTTCCGCTAATTTTAATGATATTTTTGCAAACAAATAAAACAGCTAATAATTTCTCATATCTGCTAATATTGCTAATTTTAATATGGATAAACGACACATTCGCTTATATTATCGGCAGTTTGGTTGGGAAACATAAATTCTGCGAGAAAATTTCCCCTAAAAAAACATGGGAAGGTCTTTTAGGTGGTTTCATAATAACTCTAGTTGCTGCAATAATTATAAATTTGTATTATTTCAAATTCGAAAACACTATTGTTTTAACTTCTGTTTTAATTGTTTGTGTTAGTGCTACTTTAGGCGATTTATTTGAGTCTAAAATAAAGCGAGAAGCCGAAGTAAAAGACTCTGGCAAGTTAATTCCTGGGCACGGCGGCATTTTAGACAGAATTGATAGTTTACTTATTGCTGCTCCAACATTTAGTTTTTTTATATTAATTTTAAAATATTTTTAA